The genomic region CAAGTCATTATTAGCCTGCTGCGCTAACCACTAACCCTACCCCCCATCAAAGCGGATGCTCCGCTTCGCTGATCCGCTGATTAATACAGCTATTACCTGCTAAGGGGGGGAGGCACAGAGGTCACACACTACCCCAAAACGAATGAGGAGATCTGCTCTCATGAAGTTAATTTCATAACAAAACCCACAGCAACAGTCtgtgcaaaaaaacaacagcaaaccgATGATGGACAAGGAGCATTTGGCATGTACCGAACAGACAGAGATGCCTATTTGCCAATTCTATGCATTGTGTTTCTATGAGGAATCCAGGACTGATCTCTTTCTGGCAGCTGGCAAAGTCTCAGAACTGGGCCTATGCATATTAATGGCCATTTAGATTAGAGAAGACttatgaataattcatgaaGATGTGTGACCAAAATCAAAATGCATATCCGAGACAGAGAAGCGGTTTCGAGGGAAATGAAATGTGGAAATGTGATTGATTCGTACAGTAGTGTTGCAGTCTGTCATTTTCAGCTCCTCGTTTTCTAAGCATTATATATCCTGTTGACTCAGTCACTTAAAGAATCTCTCTGATTGCTTTATAATGAATGGATCAAATGCCAACTAGCAGACCAGAGGCGGCCAGTGTTGCCCTAAATCGTTTGGACAGTTCGGAGAGCGTCTAGGTCTTGTTTCTGCCAGGAATGCCTTTAGCATCAACAAACCCTAGCTCGctcccttctcttttttccttctctctctctctgtcttcctctggtTCAAGCTTTTTGCATGCACTgtatttctttccttctgtctccaACGCTCAGGCACTCCTCTCTTTCACACTATCCACACCAGAGTCTGTGTTATTTCCTGGGCAGAAAGGCAGCTAGCCGCTGCTTCTTTATGGGCAGAATGTGTATCTCTTGGGAGCTGACTTTCTTCAATTTGATGGCTCTATTTTTAGGGATCTTTTTAAGTGGGTCATTGGGGTCTCCCCGCTGCTCCCCTTGGGTCCTGGGCAGGGCAGCGTAGCCCCCTTGGCTTGCGTCACATTTGATAGAGAAGTTCTTTGTGGAGACGCCTGACAGACCTTTGAGTTTGCCACAGAAAATGGCAGGCATGGCGTCCTTCACTGACACAATGACCTTGGCTGTCTGCGAAGTGCTGACGATCTCAATGTTGCCACTGCTACCAAGAGCAGCATCGTGGACCGAACTGGCAACTGAACCACTGCTACCATTGTCCACCACCCACTTGTGCTGTCGGCTGAACTCCAAAGATGCTAAACCACTCAGGAGCTTGGAGTCCAGTTTGGAAGTGCAATCTACTGGCCGCAGGACACCGAGAGCCAAAGTCCCATTACTGACATCCTCTCCAGTGATAGAGGTTCTCTCTCGCTCAGGTGGTGGTGATCCATAGACACTACACGACTGGATGCATGTCTTTCTCTCGCTGGGTACAGACAGATCGAgggcactgtcttgctgaaactgCTGGATCTCTAATGAACTGACACTGCGCAGTTGCTGAGGTTGGGGGGCCTTGAGGGACAAATCCAGTACTTCACCGTCTGTCACCACTGGGGATGAAAGAGAACCAAGAGGTGGCAGAGGGACTGCTGTGTCCTTGCTAGGCATCACCGCGGAAGGAAAGTCTTGAGTGGATGTCTGAGTGCTCTTACTTGCAGAACACGTTGGTTTAGGGGGCTCCATCTCTACCTTGGTGTCCTTGCAAGTTGAGACAGGTACCGGGATGGGAATTGGAACTGGAAGAGGCACCGGAAGGGGGATGACAACTGGATAGGGGACAAGCAGTGTAGCTGGTGGCACCAGTGGGGCAAGTGGAGAGCTATAGGGATGTGCAAGTGGGGGAGCAGTTAGGAAAGTAGATGAGAAGGGGTCTGCCTGTGGGGACGATGCTGGATGACAAGTGGGCGAGGTGTTACCCTGGCCTGGAAAAAGGTCCTGCAAGATGGCAGCAAAGTTTGGATTCTGGATAAGGGTCAGGAGACTGGTGTCCAATACTGGACCAGTTCCTTTCTGGTCAAGAGCAGGTGGAGGTCCAAGAGCAAGTGATGGGTTCTGGCACAATATGTTATTCTGCAGCGAAAGGGCTGGGCAAGCGGCAGCCTGCTGAAGCAGCTGAGGGTTCAGGTGCTGCAACACCTGCTGTTCTAAAACTAGGGGAAGGGACAGAGGACCCTGGCTAGTCATCAAGTATGGGGTGGTCCCAGTCTGTCCCACTTGAGGGGCTGCTGTACCTGCTAGGATAGGCAGCACAACTGGACTCTCCCCCAAGCAGATGGGCTGAAGAACTGTGGTTGCCACTTTTAGAGCAACCCCTCCAGAAGATTCTGTATTTGGGGCCACAGCAGGAGTTGCCTGAATTGTCAACAAAGGCGAAAGAGACCTCTTTGTGATGGTGGGAGGAGTGACGTTCCATGTCTCATTTGGGATTATGGGGGTGGTCTCACTCTCAAGCTTACCAACAGCATCACTTCCGCTTACTGTGCTATTGCAGACCTCCTGAGGGTTTGCCATATCGACCGAGTCCTTGTATGGGTCCTCCATCGCCTCTTCAGGACTTCATAACTGTTTTTCTTGTTTCAGTGAAGATTCTGAAGGCCAGTCCTGTAAATTCAACATGGAGAACAACACCTTAGTTGCTAGTATTTAACAGCTTCTAGCATACAGTTACAgtcataacaaaaacaaaaaaaggttgCATTTGAAGTGGTAACTTCAATGTACATTAACAAAAGATTATTATGGTTTCATTGATATCCACACTTTATGAGTATTCTGGCACTTAAATGCAGTATTAGCACTGGCAATAGAGAACACAATAACATGAAGCCATAAAGCGGTTGATAATGTTAGCCCATGTTATTGACGgcatgaacattacagagataTATAGAAGGAATATATCAGTATATTGTTCAGTTGTGTTTATAACAATTTTGCACAatagaaatattttacatttacttaccaTTAAATATGGTTCTTGTTATTAATCATAGCGCTTATATGTATTATAATACTAATTATGTACACTACCTTAAAATAGGCTTTCCTAagcataaaaaatgtttaaatatatcaTCCACCATGTAATTGCCATTCATTCAAGCTTGGTATGCTTTATTTGTGACAATGAACACTGCTTTTACTGGCAGATACTTAAGGAACAGGCATTGGTACTGGTATCAGAAGGGAAAATGTGGCTAGCTTGCATTACAagtcattttagaccatttttattggttcattccattcatcataaaatgtttagcATTGGCTGGCCCTGTAAAAATCTGcaacaaattttaaaaacttgTTCCTTTTTGACAAAATAGTTGTTTAACATAAACTGTGGAATAAACCTGATAACAGTGAACATTCCTATAATAAGTAACAAGACAATAagcaaattattaaataaataaatctccaGAGCTTTAGGCTAACTAGGCACCCTTGATGCATTACTCTGCCAGAACCTGAACGGTCTCTGTCTTTGCTGCAGAGAGCTGTGGAAGTGTGATAATGTCATTGCAGGGAGTTGAATCATAGACACAAATactgcacacacagagaggcaAAAGCACCAAGGGAGAGTCTAAACAGATGAGGAATGCCTTGCTGAGAGGAATGGCTTCAATTGcctgagagggaggagagagggaggaattTGATGAAATTAACTTGAAGAGAGCCTcggtttatttgtttatgagCCAGCCTCAGTGTGGAgtttattacacaaaatgctGGCAGCGCTCTAAACTAAACCTCCCTTTGGCAGGCgtaaagaaagagcgagagagggaaagagtgaatgagagaggcagatacagagagtgagagccaaagagagaaagacatggcAAAAGGGAGGGGTtagaaaagcagagagaaagtgagagaggagaagggagggagagtgaaatAAAGAACGAGAGGTTAAAGACACCGCGAGCAAGGCACACAAACACTATCTCTCTGCGGTGTGTCAAATTTCTAGTGCATAAAAAACCTGTAAACGATGTTGTAACTTCTACATAATCatctgtatattttatttaacaatATCAAATTAAGCAGAGTAAACACTAGTGTAATGCTAAAGAATACAAGTTTGGCTACAAGACTCATAGGTTATCACCCACTCAAACATTTCCCTTCTATTAACACTGATGTTTGCAGTGATGTTTACTAGCAGCACATCACAGTTGTCATACCAaaaccttctttttttcttttatttgaaaacattgGTTGcagtttacactgtgtgaatatttaattcaatataaaactgcttgatatatattttataaacgTCAAATGATCATGTTACCCACAAGTTTTTTTAGATGTGAAGCACTTCATAGACCTGacatgtttagcaggctgaatattctccacaagggggcgcttTTACCACTCATAGCATTTAGTGCTTAGCTTCAATGGTGCTGAATGAATAATTTTTTCACAACAATGAGTGACAACTAAGAGCGAGTGACATGACGAAGCATGATGcttcaaaacattttcagcttgatgaaaagaagtaaacatcCATCAGCACATGTAATGCGCCATGATTTgctcaatgtaaaataaaacaaaaacaaataaagccaatatgttaagcattttaaaaaacaatcaaaaactatgaatacaaagatttttatttatattgcactgcactaaatGCTCTCTATGTACCAAAACACGCAGTTGACCAGTCTTGATTAGGTATTAACGATATCCATCATATGCTtggaaaagcatattgtgatgtaatatgGTGTTATCacaccgcgaccctatctggactaagcggttaacgatgatgatgatgatgatggtgttaTCACAATAAACAATGAATATCGTCACATTGCCTACCCCTAGTGACAATACATCAACTAACAGAAGAAAATCCACATTTCTCCACATTCATTCAGTACAGTTGTTGAATGAGTGTGGATAGATGTGGATTCTTTAATGTAATCTAGTACTTACAGGTTCTCACAAGTAGAGTGTTAGTGTATCTTCTCTGTTCTAAAATAAAGCAAATCTGCCCGCTGGATTAGGATCGGTCCCATGGTGAGTTTCAGAGCCACCTGCCTGTTAGAAGGCTGATCTAATACCATGAAAGACAGAGTGAACACACTGGTAAGAGCACACACAAGCTCAGTATACTTGCTTCTTACCAATTAGCACCAACGCTGATGGCTTTACAACGAGCTAAATTCTCCTTCATGCTTCCTATTGTTTTCCCTTTTCTCATCCTCTAttcttactttcttttcttgtttggCTTTTAACAACATCCTCTTCCTTGCACTGATTGAATTCTCCAGTCATGTATCATCTCCTTCACTCGCTCTCTCCCACAGCCTGTTCCTGCAGCCTCCCCCCACACCCCCACCTCTTAAGCCCCCAGTTGAAAAGGTCAAGCTCAGGACAGTAGCTGCTTAACGGGGAAACATTTCATTACAGCACAGCCACGTCCTTTACTGAAGTGCAGTCTTGGAGCTCATGAAGACTGGAATGATGTTAAGCCTGCACATTTTCCAGCTTATGGAACACACAGTGGAAAAAGCGAAGGAAAATATGAAGCTCCTATATTAATCATGACAAAGAGTACATGGTCATATATCTACACAACAGTGCGCAGGTTGGACGTGAAAATTACCATAACATTTGCAGTGAATAGATCAATTATTTCAAGGCATTTAAGAATTTCCTTAATGTAAAACATACCCTGAAACTTACAGCTCTCCACAGGTTAACCAAAACATTCAAGACCTGTTTTCTGGCCTCATCTAAGACTACACTTCTCTGTCAGCAGTGATTCCTCATTGAAAATACTTCTTACTCTAGGACAAGGCTTAAACTGTATCTGGCAAAACTGGCCCTCTGGGTTTTCACAGCTCGGTCAACAAAATGTTTATGTACGTTCAGATGTCATTAACAATTCCAAAGCAATAAATCAAAATCATTAcgagacattttacaaattcCTAACGGTGCAAACTCCGAAACTCAAGAGGTCCATGTGTTCTCGCAAACAATACAGAGTTTTAAAACTCTCCCCACATACCTCGCATGGGCCTTTTTCATTCTGCCGGCTGTCTCCTCAGCAGCCTGTCTTTAATTTACCATCAGTCTCGGTCCCTAGGCTGTCCGGGCCAAAATCGCAACATGACGTCATCAGCAGCGCGGCCTGAACTGACGCGTTTGTTTAAGGCTTCgtaaaacaaacacatgcttCGAATGCTATACCCAGCTCGTGAATCTCACTTTATGGGTGTAAAATCTGGAGGCCGTGCTGCCAAAACTTGGAAAATAAATCcaagaaagcaagaaaataagttaataaattATAATCCAGAGTTGGAAAGGCAACAAGGTGGGTCGCCAGCCTTCTGAATGATATATCTCAGATGATACTGTATTCCAGCTGGGATCTTTCTAGCAAAATTATAATGGATTCCTTCAAAAATGGATTCCTTCAGTGGGATTCATGCACAGCATATCACGATTGGTATATTTGGACTATTGCTTCCAATTCAACCACTTAACCTTCAGTCAAACTCAACAAACTACTAACCATTAATGATCAGTGTGACGTACCAAACAGTCataaagtgggtttttttctcttcagaaAATGTCATAGAAACAATGTGACAATGCAGTATTTAAGGCTAAATTATTTACGTTTAATGTCAGTAATCTTCCGTATTATCTAGATTCACACTgtacacataaaaacaaaaaaatcatgtcCTGTCTCTGGTGCTGTAAGTGCTGCTTGGTCAGACAGTGTTAAACGAACACCCAGACCACACATGGCAGCTCCGAGCTGGAAGGAGAAAATGGAACAGATGTAACAATTTACTAACAATTTTCTGTCCCATCTACAGGCACCGTTGTCATGCCAACGGCAGGCTAATAAATCCATCTTTGGTGATGTGCTGCTCAGGCAGCCATTTTGTGCCCCCCATTGCTTCAGTGATGGAGAGGAGGGAGCAGAGCTGGAGCTACAGCTCAATGATCAGCCTCTAATCCATCCCTCCAGCACTGCTGTACCCTACAAACACAGCCTAGCATTAACACGCATTGCATGCAAAACTGATAATACGCAACACCTCTTAGCAAATCTGTATGAATGACTGACCTCTTGGCCAGTTTATAGGTTCTATATTTGGCGAAATGTGCCAGCAGCTCATGACAACGCTGCACTGACTAATGAAGAGAGCAGAGACTGCTAAACAGGGCAGCGTGACATGGATAAAACAGCAGTACTGCAGGTCTACTGACACATTATTGAGATACATGCTTTTGGGATtaacttggatcatgagaaacagaaactgccactaacttctaagactgaactttagagctGTGGAAAAGCATCCCTGCAAATAGgcctttaaaaactgaaagcaagtacacagaaaagaatagaagctataataaaggcaagaaagtcaaaaaaaaaacaattactgaaaaaaaaaatatttacttgttgaggcttctgtgtcatttccTACTAAATATGTGTTCTGCTTTTTCCCTGAaggtgaaaaatgaataacttgttcttaatggctgtttttaacGGTAAAtttaagtaaatgaagggtggatGTCTGCACAGTACTGCCTACGAACAAAAGTCTTACGCActtgaaaaaaagtcttttagaaaaagaaaagcaatttATTTGGGCAGTAAGCAATTATATGCTTGGAAAACACTAACATCGGGATAAATATCAGTAATATTAATGCTAACTAAGTGATTTTATGTGcattaatgtcattttattatGGCAGCCCAGTGTTATTTTTATATCACATATAGAaatattactgtaaataaataaataaagtatatatgtatgtatatt from Pygocentrus nattereri isolate fPygNat1 chromosome 9, fPygNat1.pri, whole genome shotgun sequence harbors:
- the zmp:0000001174 gene encoding retinoic acid-induced protein 2, translated to MEDPYKDSVDMANPQEVCNSTVSGSDAVGKLESETTPIIPNETWNVTPPTITKRSLSPLLTIQATPAVAPNTESSGGVALKVATTVLQPICLGESPVVLPILAGTAAPQVGQTGTTPYLMTSQGPLSLPLVLEQQVLQHLNPQLLQQAAACPALSLQNNILCQNPSLALGPPPALDQKGTGPVLDTSLLTLIQNPNFAAILQDLFPGQGNTSPTCHPASSPQADPFSSTFLTAPPLAHPYSSPLAPLVPPATLLVPYPVVIPLPVPLPVPIPIPVPVSTCKDTKVEMEPPKPTCSASKSTQTSTQDFPSAVMPSKDTAVPLPPLGSLSSPVVTDGEVLDLSLKAPQPQQLRSVSSLEIQQFQQDSALDLSVPSERKTCIQSCSVYGSPPPERERTSITGEDVSNGTLALGVLRPVDCTSKLDSKLLSGLASLEFSRQHKWVVDNGSSGSVASSVHDAALGSSGNIEIVSTSQTAKVIVSVKDAMPAIFCGKLKGLSGVSTKNFSIKCDASQGGYAALPRTQGEQRGDPNDPLKKIPKNRAIKLKKVSSQEIHILPIKKQRLAAFLPRK